A single Patagioenas fasciata isolate bPatFas1 chromosome 16, bPatFas1.hap1, whole genome shotgun sequence DNA region contains:
- the RAE1 gene encoding mRNA export factor RAE1 isoform X2 translates to MSLFGSTSGFGTGGTSMFGSTTADNHNPMKDIEVTSPPDDSISCLAFSPPTLPGNFLIAGSWANDVRCWEVQDNGQTIPKAQQMHTGPVLDVCWSDDGSKVFTASCDKTAKMWDLNSNQAIQIAQHDAPVKTIHWIKAPNYSCVMTGSWDKTLKFWDTRSPTPMMTLQLPERCYCADVVHPMAAVATAERGLIVYQLENQPSEFRRIDSPLKHQHRCVAIFKDKVNKPTGFALGSIEGRVAIHYINPPNPAKDNFTFKCHRSNGTNTSAPQDIYAVNGIAFHPVHGTLATVGSDGRFSFWDKDARTKLKTSEQLDQPISACCFNHNGNIFAYASSYDWSKGHEFYNPQKKNYIFLRNAAEELKPRNKK, encoded by the exons ATGAGTCTGTTTGGATCAACATCGGGGTTCGGTACGGGAGGTACCAGCATGTTCGGCAGTACGACTGCAGATAACCATAATCCCATGAAG GATATTGAAGTAACATctccacctgatgacagcatATCATGTTTAGCGTTTAGTCCACCAACATTGCCGGGTAATTTCCTCATTGCAGGATCTTGGGCAAATGAT GTTCGCTGCTGGGAAGTTCAAGATAACGGACAGACAATCCCGAAGGCGCAGCAGATGCACACAGGGCCCGTATTAGATGTCTGCTGGAGTGAT GATGGGAGTAAAGTATTTACTGCTTCCTGTGATAAAACTGCCAAAATGTGGGATCTCAACAGTAATCAGGCTATTCAGATTGCGCAA catgaTGCTCCTGTGAAGACCATCCATTGGATTAAAGCACCAAATTATAGCTGTGTGATGACAGGAAGCTGGGATAAAACTTTGAAG TTCTGGGATACCCGTTCACCAACACCTATGATGACATTGCAGCTCCCCGAGCGATGTTACTGTGCGGATGTG GTTCATCCCATGGCTGCTGTGGCCACTGCAGAAAGGGGTTTGATAGTTTATCAGTTAGAGAATCAACCTTCCGAATTTCGAAGAATAGATTCTCCTCTTAAACACCAG CATCGCTGTGTTGCTATTTTTAAAGACAAAGTGAACAAACCTACTGGATTTGCCCTTGGAAGTATTGAAGGAAGAGTAGCTATTCATTACATCAACCCCCCAAATCC tgcAAAAGATAATTTCACTTTTAAATGTCATCGCTCCAATGGAACAAACACATCAGCACCTCAGGATATCTATGCT GTAAATGGGATAGCGTTTCACCCTGTCCATGGCACTCTTGCAACAGTAGGATCTGATGGTAGATTCAGCTTTTGGGATAAAGATGCGCGAACGAAGCTAAAAACATCGGAACAACTTGACCAGCCGATATCTGCTTGTTGTTTCAACCATAATGGCAATATATTTGCATATGCTTCCAGTTACGATTGGTCAAAG ggtCATGAATTCTATAATCCACAAAAGAAAAACTACATTTTCCTGCGGAATGCAGCGGAAGAGTTAAAACCCAGGAATAAGAAATAG
- the RAE1 gene encoding mRNA export factor RAE1 isoform X1, with amino-acid sequence MSLFGSTSGFGTGGTSMFGSTTADNHNPMKDIEVTSPPDDSISCLAFSPPTLPGNFLIAGSWANDVRCWEVQDNGQTIPKAQQMHTGPVLDVCWSDDGSKVFTASCDKTAKMWDLNSNQAIQIAQHDAPVKTIHWIKAPNYSCVMTGSWDKTLKFWDTRSPTPMMTLQLPERCYCADVVHPMAAVATAERGLIVYQLENQPSEFRRIDSPLKHQHRCVAIFKDKVNKPTGFALGSIEGRVAIHYINPPNPAKDNFTFKCHRSNGTNTSAPQDIYAVNGIAFHPVHGTLATVGSDGRFSFWDKDARTKLKTSEQLDQPISACCFNHNGNIFAYASSYDWSKGHEFYNPQKKNYIFLRNAAEELKPRNKK; translated from the exons ATGAGTCTGTTTGGATCAACATCGGGGTTCGGTACGGGAGGTACCAGCATGTTCGGCAGTACGACTGCAGATAACCATAATCCCATGAAG GATATTGAAGTAACATctccacctgatgacagcatATCATGTTTAGCGTTTAGTCCACCAACATTGCCGGGTAATTTCCTCATTGCAGGATCTTGGGCAAATGAT GTTCGCTGCTGGGAAGTTCAAGATAACGGACAGACAATCCCGAAGGCGCAGCAGATGCACACAGGGCCCGTATTAGATGTCTGCTGGAGTGAT GATGGGAGTAAAGTATTTACTGCTTCCTGTGATAAAACTGCCAAAATGTGGGATCTCAACAGTAATCAGGCTATTCAGATTGCGCAA catgaTGCTCCTGTGAAGACCATCCATTGGATTAAAGCACCAAATTATAGCTGTGTGATGACAGGAAGCTGGGATAAAACTTTGAAG TTCTGGGATACCCGTTCACCAACACCTATGATGACATTGCAGCTCCCCGAGCGATGTTACTGTGCGGATGTG GTTCATCCCATGGCTGCTGTGGCCACTGCAGAAAGGGGTTTGATAGTTTATCAGTTAGAGAATCAACCTTCCGAATTTCGAAGAATAGATTCTCCTCTTAAACACCAG CATCGCTGTGTTGCTATTTTTAAAGACAAAGTGAACAAACCTACTGGATTTGCCCTTGGAAGTATTGAAGGAAGAGTAGCTATTCATTACATCAACCCCCCAAATCC tgcAAAAGATAATTTCACTTTTAAATGTCATCGCTCCAATGGAACAAACACATCAGCACCTCAGGATATCTATGCT GTAAATGGGATAGCGTTTCACCCTGTCCATGGCACTCTTGCAACAGTAGGATCTGATGGTAGATTCAGCTTTTGGGATAAAGATGCGCGAACGAAGCTAAAAACATCGGAACAACTTGACCAGCCGATATCTGCTTGTTGTTTCAACCATAATGGCAATATATTTGCATATGCTTCCAGTTACGATTGGTCAAAG ggtCATGAATTCTATAATCCACAAAAGAAAAACTACATTTTCCTGCGGAATGCAGCGGAAGAGTTAAAACCCAGGAATAAGAAATA a
- the RBM38 gene encoding RNA-binding protein 38 yields MHTVQKDTTFTKIFVGGLPYHTTDSSLRKYFEVFGDIEEAVVITDRQTGKSRGYGFVTMADRAAAERACKDPNPIIDGRKANVNLAYLGAKPRSIQTGFTIGVQQLHPAFIQRPFGLTPHYVYPQAIIQPSVVIPTPVQSITSPYIDYTAASQAYSQYTTAAYDQYPYAASPAAGFVGYGYTGAVQPPITASTPAAPAAAFVQYQPQQLQPDRMQ; encoded by the exons ATGCACACCGTGCAGAAGGACACCACCTTCACCAAGATCTTCGTCGGGGGGCTGCCCTACCACACCACCGACTCCTCCCTCAGGAAGTACTTCGAGGTCTTCGGGGACATCGAGGAGGCGGTGGTGATCACCGACCGGCAGACCGGCAAATCCCGGGGATATGGCTTT GTGACCATGGCAGACAGAGCTGCAGCTGAACGAGCGTGCAAAGACCCAAACCCCATCATCGATGGCAGGAAAGCGAACGTGAACCTGGCATATTTGGGAGCAAAACCAAGGAGTATTCAAACTG GTTTCACCATAGGTGTGCAGCAGCTACATCCAGCCTTCATTCAGAGACCCTTTGG GCTCACGCCTCACTATGTTTACCCCCAAGCTATCATCCAGCCCAGCGTGGTGATCCCCACCCCCGTGCAGTCCATCACCTCTCCCTACATCGACTACACCGCCGCCAGCCAAGCCTATTCCCAGTACACCACCGCCGCCTATGACCAGTACCCCTACGCTGCCTCCCCCGCCGCCGGGTTTGTGGGGTACGGCTACACGGGCGCGGTGCAGCCCCCCATCACCGCCAGCACCCCcgcggcccccgccgccgccttcGTGCAgtaccagccccagcagctgcagcccgACCGCATGCAGTGA